The uncultured Methanolobus sp. sequence CCCATGTATCATTCTCTATTCCCTGAAACTCATACATAGGTTCGAATGATATTTTCACATCCAGGTCATTTGCCATTGTGATGAGTTCTTCGATATCATCCAGATTCTTCCCACTAATTACACAGTTGAGTAAAAGGGGGTTTTCAAGCTTGTCTTTTGCTTTTCGGATTCCTGGCATGATTTTTTCAAGATCAACACCTCTGATGTCCTTGTAACTGGAAGTCCCGTCAACAGAAACAGAAAGATAGTCAAGGTCTGTAAGTTCATCTGTCCTTTTTTCAAGCAAAAGCCCATTTGTTATGAGTGATGTTACCATTCCAATGCTTTTTGCATGAGCCAGTATTTCAGGAAGATCTTTTCTGAGAAGTGGCTCCACTGTCCAGGCATTATATACTACAATTCCAAAGTCCCTTGCTTCATCAAGAAGTTTGAAGATATCCTCAAGCTTCATCTCTTCACCTTCTGTTTTCCAGTACTCGCAGAATGAGCACTTCATGTTGCATCTGGAGTTAATGGCATGGGACAACACAAAGGGACGTTTTTTGATATGCATCTGCCAGACAGCTTTTGCAGCAATGAATGGTGAATATTTTGTCATGGGAATTATCCGTGATTGTTTCTCCTTTTTATCCTCACATATGGTAAAAAGATTTGCGTTTTAAAGTCAGGCCAGAGCTATTACTGCTGGACAGGGAGG is a genomic window containing:
- a CDS encoding radical SAM protein: MTKYSPFIAAKAVWQMHIKKRPFVLSHAINSRCNMKCSFCEYWKTEGEEMKLEDIFKLLDEARDFGIVVYNAWTVEPLLRKDLPEILAHAKSIGMVTSLITNGLLLEKRTDELTDLDYLSVSVDGTSSYKDIRGVDLEKIMPGIRKAKDKLENPLLLNCVISGKNLDDIEELITMANDLDVKISFEPMYEFQGIENDTWDRMGIREISKYHQAVDRIIEMKKEGYPIINSYTYLKMVRDLDPEFTCHANDIILDVTADGSIENCRVHRERIGHISEGIANFWKRTENLRKEKARNCQKCLFFGYVENSLMYNFNTEVARHYEWM